One Hermetia illucens chromosome 4, iHerIll2.2.curated.20191125, whole genome shotgun sequence DNA segment encodes these proteins:
- the LOC119654490 gene encoding glycine-rich cell wall structural protein 1.8-like: protein MKLSVVILCSFLITGGFTKDVGKRIEDKKSGKREAPSKAYLPPHAGGGLGAGPIGSIGGHGGGGSGPLLGPGPIVGHGGSFSSHGGSFGGSFGGGQGGAFASGHGGGFGGSYGGLGVPLKGGASFGGQGPTVETFIITSGGGKGFGGKGGFSGGRVGGFGGGIKLGGGGYGGGYGGGSYGGGSFGGGSFGGGSFGGGKIATVKTIAIPVGFAGNSVGGGIVAGGHGGPIGAVPLAFGGGAPLAGGKLGGLAIGYGGQGLGGHVLGGGGYAGGLASGIGGGYGGGLSGGHGLGDGYAVGVSGGPALGGGYAAGFGSGGIGGGHAISGGASYGAVGGGSAGYDAGSLVGDGGHGADLGSGLGGGLGGGFGGGLGADLGSGLGHGLGLVGIGHGDAGLAGLEGAGLFSGGAGYGYAAGQALASVASVGLGAQSFDAGHSAGASGAPSGSYGVPLAPPLSSYAPPTGLGAGAGLETSGHSSSGAGISAGYEAPSYAAGQKSLRHYSSGSSVVESKPLAVTPSPTLHTSYSSSSVSSGAGFGPSKAPFRPSVFLGATHESADGSTGHYSAQEFGNAGGSYASPAPEYGAPVHGAGGFGGAEQSLGEQHSYGAPQASFVVAERHQEYIAPSAQGLKGASLGIGGGSGASGFGATSFGAPSGSYLPPQHGKPAREYLPPGHH from the exons ATGAAGTTATCT GTGGTTATCCTTTGCTCCTTCCTGATCACCGGTGGATTCACGAAAGATGTTGGAAAGCGTATAGAAGATAAGAAATCCGGTAAACGAGAAGCCCCGTCGAAAGCCTACCTTCCACCTCATGCAGGTGGTGGACTAGGTGCAGGACCTATCGGATCAATTGGTGGACATGGCGGAGGCGGATCCGGACCTCTTCTAGGACCCGGTCCTATTGTTGGACATGGTGGATCATTCAGTTCACATGGTGGATCTTTCGGTGGTTCATTTGGAGGTGGACAAGGGGGAGCTTTCGCTAGCGGCCATGGCGGTGGATTCGGTGGTTCCTACGGCGGACTAGGAGTTCCACTGAAGGGTGGCGCATCATTCGGAGGTCAAGGGCCAACCGTTGAAACTTTCATCATTACATCAGGCGGCGGCAAAGGATTCGGTGGAAAAGGAGGCTTTTCTGGAGGACGTGTTGGTGGTTTCGGGGGTGGAATTAAACTTGGAGGCGGCGGATATGGTGGCGGTTACGGAGGTGGTTCCTACGGAGGCGGTTCCTTTGGCGGTGGTTCCTTCGGCGGCGGTTCCTTCGGCGGAGGGAAGATTGCTACAGTAAAAACCATTGCCATCCCAGTTGGATTTGCCGGAAACTCTGTCGGAGGAGGAATAGTAGCTGGCGGTCACGGAGGTCCTATTGGTGCAGTACCATTGGCTTTTGGAGGTGGTGCTCCCTTGGCGGGTGGTAAACTTGGAGGACTCGCTATTGGATACGGAGGACAAGGATTAGGTGGACACGTCTTAGGAGGTGGTGGATACGCAGGTGGTTTGGCAAGTGGTATCGGAGGTGGATATGGAGGCGGTCTCAGTGGAGGACATGGACTTGGTGATGGTTATGCCGTTGGTGTAAGTGGTGGGCCTGCACTAGGTGGAGGATACGCGgctggctttggaagcggtggTATTGGCGGTGGACATGCAATCAGTGGAGGTGCTTCTTATGGCGCAGTTGGCGGCGGAAGTGCTGGATATGATGCAGGAAGTTTGGTTGGCGATGGGGGTCATGGTGCCGATTTGGGAAGTGGATTAGGAGGCGGTCTGGGAGGTGGTTTCGGTGGTGGTCTTGGAGCCGATTTGGGAAGTGGTCTAGGACATGGCCTTGGACTCGTCGGTATTGGACATGGTGATGCAGGTCTTGCAGGACTGGAAGGCGCTGGTCTATTCTCAGGTGGCGCAGGATATGGTTATGCAGCTGGTCAGGCCTTGGCTTCAGTAGCCTCTGTTGGCTTAGGAGCACAATCTTTTGATGCAGGTCATTCAGCTGGTGCTAGTGGAGCTCCATCTGGATCATATGGTGTCCCACTTGCCCCACCACTTTCTTCGTATGCTCCTCCAACCGGATTAGGCGCGGGTGCTGGTTTGGAAACATCTGGTCATTCTAGTAGTGGTGCTGGAATTTCAGCCGGCTATGAAGCTCCATCCTATGCAGCTGGACAAAAGTCATTGCGTCACTACAGTTCAGGCTCCAGCGTAGTTGAAAGTAAACCACTTGCTGTCACCCCCTCACCTACCTTGCACACTTCATACTCATCTTCGTCTGTTTCATCGGGTGCTGGATTTGGCCCATCTAAAGCTCCATTCCGTCCATCCGTTTTTCTAGGTGCTACTCATGAATCTGCCGATGGATCGACTGGACATTATTCAGCTCAAGAATTCGGAAATGCTGGTGGCTCTTATGCATCACCTGCCCCTGAATATGGTGCTCCTGTTCACGGTGCTGGAGGTTTCGGTGGAGCTGAACAGAGTTTGGGCGAACAACATAGCTATGGGGCACCTCAAGCTAGTTTTGTTGTAGCTGAACGACACCAAGAATATATTGCTCCATCGGCGCAAGGTCTTAAAGGAGCATCATTGGGAATCGGAGGAGGTTCAGGTGCTAGTGGTTTTGGTGCAACTAGCTTCGGTGCTCCGTCTGGATCATACCTTCCACCACAACATGGTAAACCTGCAAGAGAATATttaccaccaggccatcattag